In Halalkalicoccus subterraneus, one DNA window encodes the following:
- the katG gene encoding catalase/peroxidase HPI: MTKPNQDWWPDRLRLDVLDNNTRPGDPMDEDFDYAEAFAELDLDEVKADIEDTLTTSQDWWPADYGHYGPLMIRMAWHSAGTYRSTDGRGGANRAGQRFAPLNSWPDNANLDKARRLLWPVKQKYGKSLSWADLIVLTGNVALESMGFETYGFGGGREDAFMPDESVDWGPEDEMEVTDPDRFDEEGELVDPLANSVMGLIYVNPEGPHGEPDLEGSAHNIRQTFSKMAMTDEETVALIAGGHTFGKVHGADDPEHLGPEPEAASLEEQGLGWTSDFESGRGQDTITGGIEGPWNSAPTRWDMGYIDNLLDSEWEANTGPGGAWQWRPVDEDLHGSVPDAHDQSEMVDPMMLTTDVALKHDDDYREVLERFQEDPELFQESFAKAWYKLIHRDMGPPTRMVGEEVPDEEMLWQDPIPDADYEIIGSEEVETLAAAVRDSDLSVPQLVRTAWAAASTYRDSDKRGGANGGRIRLRPQRDWEVNNPEELSTVLDTLDEIREEFNESQDDGTKVSLADLIVLGGNVAIEEAAAAAGHDVDVPFEPGRTDASQEQTDVESFEALKPKADGFRNYRSNEADQPAEAMLVDRSELLDLTAPEMTVLVGGMRALDANYDGSDLGIFTDQPGTLTNDFFDTLLGMDAEWEAADEDEYRFEAYDRDTGELVREGTRVDLVFGSNARLRAIAEVYGADDGEEKFVEDFVDAWGKVMHLDRFDLE, encoded by the coding sequence ATGACAAAGCCCAACCAAGACTGGTGGCCGGATCGGCTACGGCTGGATGTTCTCGATAACAACACTCGGCCCGGAGACCCGATGGACGAGGACTTCGACTACGCCGAGGCGTTCGCGGAGCTCGACCTCGACGAGGTGAAGGCAGACATCGAGGACACGCTGACCACGTCCCAGGACTGGTGGCCGGCCGACTACGGCCACTACGGCCCGCTGATGATCCGGATGGCGTGGCACAGCGCCGGCACGTACCGCTCGACCGACGGTCGCGGCGGCGCGAACCGTGCCGGACAGCGCTTCGCACCCCTGAATAGCTGGCCCGACAACGCGAATCTCGATAAGGCTCGCCGGCTACTCTGGCCGGTCAAACAGAAGTACGGCAAGAGCCTCTCGTGGGCTGACCTGATCGTCCTCACCGGGAACGTCGCGCTCGAATCGATGGGCTTCGAGACCTACGGCTTCGGCGGCGGCCGTGAGGACGCCTTCATGCCCGACGAGTCCGTCGACTGGGGGCCCGAAGACGAGATGGAAGTAACCGATCCCGACCGCTTCGACGAGGAGGGTGAGCTCGTGGATCCGCTCGCCAACTCCGTCATGGGGCTCATCTACGTGAACCCCGAGGGCCCGCACGGCGAGCCGGACCTCGAAGGCTCGGCGCACAACATCCGCCAGACGTTCAGTAAGATGGCGATGACCGACGAGGAGACCGTCGCGCTCATCGCCGGCGGCCACACGTTCGGGAAGGTCCACGGTGCGGACGACCCCGAGCATCTCGGTCCCGAACCCGAGGCCGCCAGCCTCGAAGAACAGGGTCTCGGCTGGACGAGCGATTTCGAGTCCGGACGCGGGCAGGACACGATCACCGGCGGCATCGAGGGCCCGTGGAACAGCGCTCCGACCAGATGGGACATGGGTTACATCGACAACCTGCTCGACTCCGAGTGGGAGGCCAACACGGGTCCCGGCGGTGCGTGGCAGTGGCGGCCCGTCGACGAGGATCTTCACGGCTCCGTCCCGGACGCCCACGACCAGTCGGAGATGGTCGATCCCATGATGCTCACGACAGACGTGGCGCTGAAACACGACGACGACTACCGGGAGGTCCTCGAACGGTTCCAGGAGGACCCCGAGCTGTTCCAGGAGTCGTTCGCGAAGGCGTGGTACAAGCTGATCCACCGCGACATGGGTCCGCCGACCCGGATGGTCGGCGAGGAGGTCCCCGACGAGGAGATGCTCTGGCAGGACCCGATCCCCGACGCCGACTACGAGATCATCGGGAGCGAGGAAGTCGAGACGCTCGCGGCGGCGGTCCGCGATTCCGACCTCTCGGTCCCGCAGCTCGTCAGAACCGCGTGGGCGGCGGCGTCGACCTACCGCGACAGCGACAAGCGCGGCGGCGCGAACGGGGGCCGGATCCGTCTCCGGCCGCAGCGCGACTGGGAAGTGAACAACCCCGAAGAGCTGTCGACCGTGCTCGACACCCTCGACGAGATCCGCGAGGAGTTCAACGAGTCGCAGGACGATGGAACGAAGGTCTCGCTCGCCGATCTCATCGTCCTCGGCGGCAACGTCGCCATCGAGGAGGCGGCGGCGGCAGCCGGTCACGACGTGGACGTTCCGTTCGAGCCGGGTCGAACGGACGCCTCACAGGAACAGACCGACGTCGAATCCTTCGAGGCGCTCAAGCCGAAGGCCGACGGCTTCCGGAACTACCGCTCGAACGAGGCCGACCAGCCCGCCGAGGCGATGCTGGTCGACAGGTCCGAACTCCTCGATCTGACCGCGCCCGAGATGACAGTGCTGGTCGGCGGGATGCGCGCGCTGGACGCGAACTACGACGGCTCCGACCTCGGTATCTTCACCGACCAGCCGGGGACGCTGACTAACGACTTCTTCGACACCCTGCTCGGCATGGACGCCGAGTGGGAGGCTGCCGATGAGGACGAGTACCGCTTCGAGGCGTACGACCGCGACACCGGCGAGCTTGTCCGGGAGGGGACCCGCGTCGACCTCGTCTTCGGGTCGAATGCCCGGCTCCGCGCCATCGCGGAGGTCTACGGGGCCGACGACGGCGAGGAGAAGTTTGTCGAGGACTTCGTGGACGCCTGGGGCAAAGTGATGCACCTCGACCGCTTCGACCTGGAGTGA
- a CDS encoding digeranylgeranylglycerophospholipid reductase: MDDSVDVLIAGAGPAGAQCARDLAARDYDVTVLETEPEEGFPRQSNKSTGGTFPSMLTAFGIPDDVVMNFTDNIVIESPNEHFTQEQPGGVLDFGAFKRWLVEDGREKGAQFRFDARVSNPITEGGEVIGVQYDGSREAYADVVIDATGPSAPLARALGVSELKRGKQAIGIEYEFEGVDLDAPGYADLTDAMMLRLDHSYAPGGYAWIFHTGADTAKVGLCYIQNESYRRYVDTDRTVDGYLQHWLDTDPRFANAEQIAGRNHRGSAHIQPPGSLCTDGFMAIGDAVPSIDPLWGEGIHKGMRSARAAAITADRALTPDDRDTSAESLSLYEQFWHEYVAPRQNARLMMTELLYLAPNERYDDLLRDLNRLDWETLSKANEGNKLAMLRLLQREDLPLLARYVKHRLAD, encoded by the coding sequence ATGGACGATTCAGTCGACGTACTTATCGCCGGTGCTGGTCCCGCCGGCGCACAGTGTGCACGCGACCTCGCTGCGCGGGATTACGACGTCACGGTCCTCGAAACCGAGCCGGAAGAGGGGTTTCCGCGCCAGAGCAACAAGTCCACCGGCGGGACGTTCCCGTCGATGCTCACGGCGTTCGGGATCCCCGACGACGTCGTGATGAACTTCACCGACAACATCGTCATCGAATCGCCGAACGAACACTTCACGCAGGAACAGCCCGGTGGCGTGCTTGATTTCGGTGCGTTCAAGCGCTGGCTCGTCGAGGACGGCCGCGAGAAGGGTGCGCAGTTCCGATTCGATGCGCGCGTTTCGAACCCGATCACCGAGGGCGGCGAGGTCATTGGGGTGCAGTACGACGGTTCACGGGAGGCCTACGCCGACGTCGTGATCGACGCGACTGGACCGTCCGCCCCGCTGGCACGGGCACTCGGCGTCAGCGAGCTCAAACGAGGGAAACAAGCCATCGGGATCGAGTACGAGTTCGAAGGGGTCGACCTCGACGCACCGGGTTACGCCGACCTGACCGACGCGATGATGCTGCGACTCGATCACTCCTACGCGCCCGGCGGCTACGCGTGGATCTTCCACACCGGCGCGGACACAGCAAAGGTCGGGCTCTGTTACATCCAAAACGAGAGCTATCGCCGGTACGTCGACACGGACCGGACCGTCGACGGCTACCTCCAACACTGGCTCGACACCGACCCGCGCTTTGCCAACGCCGAGCAAATTGCCGGCCGCAACCACCGAGGCTCGGCCCATATTCAGCCGCCCGGATCGCTGTGTACGGATGGGTTCATGGCGATCGGCGACGCCGTCCCGTCGATCGATCCGCTCTGGGGAGAGGGGATCCACAAGGGAATGCGCTCGGCGCGGGCCGCCGCCATCACCGCAGACAGAGCCCTCACTCCCGACGACCGTGACACCTCCGCGGAGAGCCTCTCGCTGTACGAGCAGTTCTGGCACGAGTACGTCGCGCCGCGACAGAACGCCCGTCTCATGATGACCGAACTGCTGTATCTCGCGCCAAACGAGCGTTACGACGACCTGCTTCGCGACCTCAACCGTCTCGACTGGGAGACGCTGAGCAAAGCCAACGAAGGTAACAAGCTGGCGATGCTGCGCCTCCTCCAGCGTGAGGACCTGCCGTTGCTCGCCCGCTACGTCAAACACCGCCTCGCTGACTAA
- a CDS encoding DoxX family membrane protein produces the protein MSDRRGSKPAAKHDPPALLGRLLFGGMLLAAAINSFRGMEGQIAYAESKEIKHADLLVPATSGMLALGSVGIALWRFPKLATGAVVTFLAGVTPTMHDFWNAPDEQKQNELNHFIKNGAMLGAALAFFHRAFK, from the coding sequence ATGAGCGACAGACGCGGCTCGAAACCGGCGGCAAAGCACGATCCACCCGCACTGCTCGGACGACTGCTGTTCGGCGGAATGTTGCTCGCGGCGGCGATCAACAGCTTCCGGGGAATGGAGGGCCAGATCGCCTATGCCGAATCGAAGGAGATCAAACACGCCGACCTCCTCGTTCCTGCCACGAGCGGGATGCTCGCACTCGGGAGCGTTGGGATCGCACTCTGGCGGTTCCCGAAACTGGCGACGGGCGCCGTCGTCACGTTCCTCGCGGGCGTGACTCCGACGATGCACGACTTCTGGAACGCGCCCGACGAGCAGAAACAGAACGAACTGAACCACTTCATCAAGAACGGTGCGATGCTGGGAGCGGCACTCGCCTTCTTCCACCGGGCGTTCAAGTAA
- a CDS encoding VOC family protein — translation MGQINGLHHVTAFASDAQANLDFFRKVLGMRFVKRTVRFDIPEEIYHFYYGDEVGTAGSIVTFFPIQDMPEGSLGKGQLSAAGLVIPEGSVEYWTDRFEEHDVEYTVEERFDETAIGFSDPDGTPFELVTGESDIEAWGDGPVPAEHGIEGLHSVTVHSNDPTGSFRALDTMDWDRVGRHDEPQAGDRVRFQAPGDTTGAEFVDVLIRPNAPQGVMGTGTFLHVAFDAGEMWEQKEWSERFRDADLITTSRKDRDYFWSMYFTEPGGSIFEFATTGPGVTLDEDVSELGEKLRVPDWLDVDVEYIDEQLPDITVD, via the coding sequence ATGGGACAGATCAACGGTTTACATCACGTAACGGCGTTCGCAAGCGACGCACAGGCAAACCTCGATTTCTTCCGTAAGGTGCTAGGGATGCGGTTCGTCAAACGAACCGTCCGGTTCGACATCCCCGAGGAGATCTATCATTTCTACTACGGTGACGAGGTCGGAACCGCCGGTTCGATCGTGACGTTCTTCCCGATTCAGGACATGCCGGAGGGAAGCCTCGGGAAGGGACAGCTCAGTGCCGCCGGGCTGGTGATCCCCGAGGGATCGGTCGAGTACTGGACCGATCGGTTCGAGGAACACGACGTCGAGTATACCGTCGAGGAACGTTTCGACGAGACGGCCATCGGCTTTTCGGACCCCGACGGAACGCCGTTTGAACTCGTTACCGGCGAGTCCGACATCGAAGCGTGGGGCGACGGACCGGTTCCCGCCGAACACGGCATTGAGGGGCTTCACAGCGTGACGGTCCACTCGAACGACCCCACCGGAAGCTTCAGAGCGCTCGACACCATGGACTGGGATCGGGTCGGCCGGCACGACGAACCACAGGCCGGCGACCGCGTTCGGTTCCAGGCTCCGGGCGACACGACGGGCGCGGAGTTCGTCGACGTGTTGATCCGCCCGAACGCTCCACAGGGCGTGATGGGCACCGGAACCTTCCTCCACGTCGCCTTCGACGCGGGCGAGATGTGGGAACAAAAGGAGTGGAGCGAGCGCTTTCGCGACGCCGACCTGATCACGACCTCCCGAAAGGATCGGGACTACTTCTGGTCGATGTACTTCACCGAGCCCGGCGGCTCGATCTTCGAGTTCGCGACCACCGGCCCTGGGGTCACCCTCGATGAGGACGTCTCGGAGCTCGGCGAGAAGCTCCGGGTACCCGACTGGCTCGACGTCGACGTCGAGTACATCGACGAACAGCTACCGGACATCACCGTCGACTGA
- a CDS encoding TetR/AcrR family transcriptional regulator encodes MSSPDGRASSEETRKAIMEATFRALSKHGYADLRMRDIGEEFEMTRPVIHYHYNSKHELISSFLEYVIAQYKDDDIVDAEGHWDHLRIRIDQCMFGPDIDGFDHWERMKVYHELFSQAQHNETHRELFNEHYEGMVVGLADVIQAGIDDGTFTEVDAMEFSQLLTDVIHSARARRISLGQKEAPERARAAIDRFVLPRLVPNVSVDIPNDRASVDGDVR; translated from the coding sequence ATGAGCAGTCCCGACGGGCGTGCCTCCTCGGAGGAAACCCGGAAGGCCATCATGGAGGCGACCTTCCGCGCGCTCAGCAAGCACGGCTACGCCGATCTCCGGATGCGCGACATCGGCGAGGAATTCGAGATGACCCGTCCCGTGATCCACTACCACTACAACAGCAAACACGAGCTGATCTCGTCGTTTCTGGAGTACGTCATCGCCCAGTACAAGGACGACGACATCGTCGACGCCGAGGGCCACTGGGACCACCTCCGGATCCGGATCGACCAGTGTATGTTCGGGCCCGACATCGACGGGTTCGACCACTGGGAACGCATGAAAGTCTATCACGAGCTGTTCTCACAGGCCCAGCACAACGAGACCCATAGGGAGTTATTCAACGAGCACTACGAGGGGATGGTCGTCGGGCTCGCCGACGTGATCCAGGCGGGGATCGACGACGGGACCTTTACCGAGGTCGACGCGATGGAGTTCTCACAGCTGCTGACCGACGTCATCCACTCGGCGCGGGCACGCCGGATCTCACTGGGACAAAAAGAGGCCCCTGAGCGGGCGCGTGCGGCGATCGACCGGTTCGTCCTCCCGCGTCTCGTCCCGAACGTCAGCGTCGATATTCCTAACGATCGGGCCTCAGTCGACGGTGATGTCCGGTAG
- a CDS encoding fumarylacetoacetate hydrolase family protein produces the protein MRLGQFTAESGDDPWAGIENEDGVVRLGEAAEAAGVSFPVELREILGEWRWREKADLVLEYALETGTGLYDRDGLTQCEPITDPQKVVCVGLNYADHADEGGFDAPDEPVLFSKFPQSIVGPDEPVEWDPELTEAVDYEAELVAVIGEQARNVSEEEALDYVAGYTVGNDVSARDLQMADEQWVRGKSLDTFAPLGPDLVTPEEIDDIGDLDIWAEVDGERLQDANTQYLIFDIAELVSFCSRAFTLKPGDLIYTGTPDGVGYFREPQVLLDDGDTVTVGVEGIGELTNTCRHT, from the coding sequence ATGAGGCTCGGACAGTTCACCGCCGAGAGCGGCGACGATCCGTGGGCAGGCATTGAGAACGAGGACGGCGTCGTCCGGCTCGGAGAGGCGGCCGAAGCCGCCGGTGTCTCGTTTCCAGTGGAGCTTCGGGAAATCCTTGGCGAGTGGCGCTGGCGCGAGAAGGCGGATCTCGTGCTCGAGTACGCCCTCGAGACCGGGACGGGCCTCTACGACCGGGACGGCCTCACCCAGTGCGAGCCGATTACCGACCCCCAGAAGGTGGTCTGCGTCGGGTTGAACTACGCCGACCACGCGGACGAGGGCGGGTTCGACGCGCCCGACGAGCCCGTGCTGTTCTCGAAGTTCCCCCAGTCGATCGTCGGTCCCGACGAGCCCGTCGAGTGGGACCCCGAGCTCACCGAAGCAGTCGATTACGAGGCCGAACTCGTGGCCGTGATCGGTGAACAGGCACGAAACGTCTCGGAGGAAGAGGCTCTCGACTACGTCGCGGGTTACACGGTCGGTAACGACGTCTCGGCACGCGACCTTCAGATGGCCGACGAGCAGTGGGTGCGAGGAAAGAGCCTCGATACGTTCGCGCCCCTCGGTCCGGACCTCGTGACGCCCGAGGAGATCGACGACATCGGCGACCTCGATATCTGGGCCGAGGTGGACGGCGAGCGCCTGCAGGACGCGAACACGCAGTATCTCATCTTCGATATCGCCGAACTCGTTTCCTTCTGTAGCCGGGCGTTCACCCTCAAACCGGGCGACCTGATCTATACGGGGACGCCCGACGGCGTCGGCTACTTCCGTGAGCCACAGGTGCTCCTCGACGACGGTGACACCGTCACGGTCGGCGTCGAGGGGATCGGTGAGCTGACCAACACCTGCCGGCACACCTGA
- a CDS encoding TatD family hydrolase, translating to MPHEYPTRRPTDRDHRTEGAAADLPSELTTIPWIDVHNHAHTLSWNDREKFALSGCHAMVMMAAAYYWTPYKPVAPEDVRSLWDDALARLGPIRDAHPFDASLGIGIHTGARVEDYDELLDTMPEYCALDEVSAVGEIGITESQHVAGWDLEGQKDVTRRQLEIAADHDLPAILHTPADLRDVEFPDRVHGSIPGYEVDASLGQEPVLTGENPKREAIEIDVDLAAEAGLPEERVVLSHADKTVAPYVLENTDCYLSFTVSYPWLLGVEPHHVAEVVAEYGPERVLVETDSAGILRSDVFAYKRTIFELYRMGLDVETIRQVVYENPRELLGRRE from the coding sequence ATGCCCCACGAGTATCCCACCCGTCGGCCGACCGACCGCGATCACCGCACCGAGGGAGCGGCCGCCGACCTCCCGTCAGAACTGACGACCATCCCGTGGATCGACGTCCACAACCACGCGCACACGCTCTCGTGGAACGACCGTGAGAAGTTCGCCCTGAGTGGCTGTCATGCGATGGTGATGATGGCCGCCGCTTACTACTGGACGCCCTACAAACCCGTCGCGCCCGAGGACGTGCGCTCCCTCTGGGACGACGCGCTCGCCCGGCTCGGGCCGATCCGCGACGCCCACCCCTTCGACGCTTCGCTCGGGATCGGCATCCACACCGGCGCGCGCGTCGAGGACTACGACGAGCTTCTCGATACCATGCCCGAGTACTGCGCGCTCGACGAGGTGAGTGCCGTCGGCGAGATCGGGATCACCGAATCACAGCACGTCGCCGGGTGGGATCTCGAGGGACAGAAGGACGTGACCCGCCGGCAACTCGAAATCGCCGCCGACCACGACCTGCCGGCGATCCTGCACACGCCGGCGGATCTCAGGGACGTCGAGTTCCCCGACCGGGTCCACGGGTCGATTCCCGGCTACGAGGTCGACGCCTCGCTCGGACAGGAACCGGTCCTCACCGGCGAGAACCCGAAACGTGAGGCCATCGAGATCGACGTCGACCTCGCCGCCGAGGCGGGACTGCCCGAAGAGCGAGTGGTGCTCTCGCACGCCGACAAGACGGTCGCGCCGTACGTGCTCGAGAACACCGATTGCTATCTCAGTTTCACCGTCAGCTATCCCTGGTTGCTGGGCGTCGAGCCCCACCACGTCGCCGAGGTCGTCGCCGAGTACGGTCCCGAGCGGGTGCTGGTCGAGACGGACAGTGCGGGCATCCTCCGTAGCGACGTCTTCGCGTACAAGCGGACGATCTTCGAACTCTACCGGATGGGCCTGGACGTCGAGACGATCCGGCAGGTCGTCTACGAGAACCCGCGAGAGCTACTGGGCCGAAGGGAGTAG